In Phragmites australis chromosome 16, lpPhrAust1.1, whole genome shotgun sequence, one DNA window encodes the following:
- the LOC133896272 gene encoding uncharacterized protein LOC133896272 translates to MASPPCSRRLLLALLPLLLPLLAAANLVLENGYTVTTAADLNPHPAAHPYTLLPRARAGDLLLLDSGGSALYTLPLSLGSGVEPRWLAGGKQTGFNDGGPGDAAFDHPRSVAVDGADNVYVADRRHGAVRKVAPSGFTSTIAGGLSSGNGHRDGPAQNATFSPDFELVYVPKICALLVADRGNRLVRQINLKLEDCVHETQPDLGTTSVSVIAILCALFGSVIGFLTRHFYPVHAGSLHQPLFQQDTEVPENSEEGHSDQLLRHKKRSC, encoded by the exons ATGGCCTCGCCTCCCTGCTCCCGCCGCCTGCTCCTGGCGCTcctgcccctcctcctcccgctcctcgcGGCCGCCAACCTCGTCCTCGAGAACGGCTACACCGTCACCACCGCCGCCGACCTTAACCCGCACCCGGCGGCTCACCCCTACACGCTCCTCCCACGGGCCCGTGCCGgagacctcctcctcctcgactcCGGCGGCTCCGCGCTCTacaccctccctctctccctcggcAGCGGGGTCGAGCCGCGCTGGCTGGCGGGGGGCAAGCAGACCGGGTTCAACGACGGTGGGCCCGGCGACGCCGCGTTCGACCACCCTCGCAGCGTTGCCGTCGACGGCGCCGACAATGTCTACGTCGCCGACCGCCGCCACGGCGCTGTCCGCAAGGTCGCGCCGTCCG GTTTTACGTCTACAATTGCTGGAGGTCTCTCATCAGGGAATGGTCACAGGGATGGACCTGCACAAAATGCTACCTTCTCCCCAGATTTTGAGCTTGTTTATGTCCCCAAAATTTGTGCATTGTTAGTTGCCGACAGAGGAAATCGATTGGTTAGACAAATCAATCTCAAGCTAGAAGACTGTGTGCATGAGACGCAGCCAG ATCTGGGAACTACGTCAGTATCGGTTATTGCTATATTATGTGCATTGTTTGGTTCAGTTATTGGGTTCTTAACTCGTCATTTTTACCCTGTCCAT GCAGGAAGTCTCCATCAACCACTTTTTCAGCAGGATACAGAAGTTCCAGAGAACTCAGAGGAAGGCCACTCTGATCAGCTTCTGCGACATAAAAAACGCAGTTGCTAA